From Impatiens glandulifera chromosome 7, dImpGla2.1, whole genome shotgun sequence:
AAGGTtgaggagaaggtggaggagaaggTGGATAAGAAGGTAGACAATGATGGGATTGTTGACTAGAAGGTTGAGGTATGTATtgtgtatttctcgcattttgTCTATTTCTCGCAGTTTGTCTATTTCTCGCAGTTGGCCTATTTCTCGTAGTTGGCCTATATCTTGGCCTATTTTTCGCAGTTGGTCTATTTCTCGCAGTTTAtctatttctcgcatttggcctatttctcgcatttggtctaatttctatgatttctttataggatAAGGTGGTGCAGAAGGGGAAGAAGGTGCTGCAGAATAAGAATAAGGTGGACGATGGTTTCATTGTGGATAAGAAGGAAGAAAAGGTGCAAAATAAGGTGGTGCAGAAGGGGAAGAAGGTGCTGCAGAATAAGAATAAGGTGGACAATTATTTCATTGTGGAGAAGAATGAAGAAAAGGTACAAAATAAGGTGGAGCAGAAGGGGAAGaaggtggtgcagaagaaggtggacgatcaTTTCATTGTGGAGAAGAAGGAAGACAATGTGCAAAAGAAGAACAAGCAGAAGATCATTGAAGAGGATGTGATGGAATTGGAAGATTCATCCCATATCgaatttaagagaaagaggtcAAGGTCGAAAGCTCTACTTAGTCCTTACACCGTCCCTCGTCCAAGAAAGAACATGGTGAAGGATCCAATGATTGTCGATCCTATGTCGAAGTATAATCCGAAACTGAAGATAGAGTTCATGAAAGAGTTGGCGAAAGGAGTTAAATGTAAAAAGCTCCACCTCTATGATGGCACTGTAGGCCATGAAATCTTCAATACAATTCTGAGGACACATAGGTGGCTAATTGATGTGGAGATGAATGTCGGATGTTCTCTTCTAATAGCAAGAGCATTCACCTACCCTAAGACTTACCCGTAGAATTTCACCATCTTAGATTGTCATTTTGTCCCTttgtttaaatcaaattatgacAAATTTGTTGTTGAGTCGGTTGATCCTTCTTTACCAGATGGCCATAATTTCGATGAAGCCATTTAAAACTACTACTgggtagagaagataaacatatgcTCAATTGGAGCACTATTGATAACATTTACTTCCCCCTTAACCTCGACCTCCAATACTGGGTACTGTGTGTTATTcgattgcaagaatggagaattgatgtttatgattgcgatcagaCAATTTTCAATGACGACGATTTTGCAGAATTCATCATACCCATTTGTGAAATGTTTCCGCCCTTCATTCATAAAGCAATGTCTCGTGTTCAAATGGTCGGTATCCTAACATGACAAATGAGACTTTAAGATTTAGTAGAATCCCACATCCAGAAGTACCAAAAGCATCAATGATTGGGGACTGTggcatttttttattaatgtatataGAGTACATGACTGTTAAACTTAGTTTAGAAAATTGCACATCAGATAAGATGAAattatatagagaaaagtgggcagtgaGGTTGTTTCACCagattttagagccatgaagttgtaatatgtttatcattatgtgtaataatgaatattattgttgtaacataaGTTAAGATGTATTTCTCGCAGTTGGTATATTTCTTGCAGTTGGTATATTTCTTGCAGTTGATATATTTCTTGAAGTTAGTATATTTCTTGCAGTTGGTGTATTTCTCGCAGTTGATTAAATTCTCGTAGTGAAACCAAATAGTCTATGGAAAACGTAGCGTAGTGAACCGCTTGTTGGTTTCCTCCTATTTCCACGGAGAAGAAATCGACATTCTCCAGGTCGTAGAGGGTGTAAATGAGGATGCGCGTGAAGCTTTCAGGACAAGCGAGGGACCGTGAATGGTGAAGTTTGATGAAGCGGGGATCATCGATCATGGAACGAAACAACGTGCATACGCAACGTAAACGCAGTATAGACTTCATCGGTAGTTTCATCATAATTAAAT
This genomic window contains:
- the LOC124909838 gene encoding DNA ligase 1-like, yielding MENNNVGLVEENNNVGLMKDVFMEDLLNDDNTESNLFFFVGWVVEKSNAGLVEEKKNDDLLIEDLLEDDDIEEADGIVKESDGIVEKFNYGIVEKSNDGIVDETVEGIVEEADVHDVDEKVDESVDETVEEKVEENVEEKVDEKVDNDEIVDEKVEEKVEEKVEEKEEKVDNDGIVDEKVEEKVDETMEEKVEEKVEEKVDKKDKVVQKGKKVLQNKNKVDDGFIVDKKEEKVQNKVVQKGKKVLQNKNKVDNYFIVEKNEEKVQNKVEQKGKKVVQKKVDDHFIVEKKEDNVQKKNKQKIIEEDVMELEDSSHIEFKRKRSRSKALLSPYTVPRPRKNMVKDPMIVDPMSKYNPKLKIEFMKELAKGVKCKKLHLYDGTVGHEIFNTILRTHRWLIDVEMNVGCSLLIARAFTYPKTYP